One genomic segment of Candidatus Neomarinimicrobiota bacterium includes these proteins:
- a CDS encoding IPT/TIG domain-containing protein yields the protein MKINRIILSSISAICLIGMMGCIDNDYPDKIWDPSDEGDVQPVITAIDPPDGSFDGIGIVTITGNNFGANLSHIQVTFNGKVARIDTNLSTEGSLVVGVPVVITDSDINEVDSVQVMVSVQGAFLGGVYSGVFKLERAAITWGEYGTGDPHTVACDADENTYIATNEKLIFKIDPDGNKTDYASGLPSVTTGMKFGPGGYLYYSRNYKKIYRIPPGGGAKETYMAFSGKVYDIDFDQNGNLFAAGKGDSIFCVTDSIDRGVVGYVDYEFTALKVYNDYVYVAGEYVGLDAQVPVWGIWRNPITNASGDLGASELVFDWAAYVGEDGPGIESMVISASGQLYVGAKELYGDNGYEAGNAITIVDPASGSAEPFYTAVLSVPATYLCWGNSKYIYCSRYLDNPDAEGAPESGIFRIAQPEFGASYFGREL from the coding sequence ATGAAAATCAATAGAATCATCCTCAGCTCAATTTCAGCCATCTGTCTTATCGGCATGATGGGTTGTATTGATAATGATTACCCTGATAAGATCTGGGATCCCTCAGATGAGGGAGATGTACAACCGGTCATCACAGCCATTGATCCACCGGATGGATCATTTGACGGAATCGGTATTGTTACCATTACCGGCAATAATTTTGGCGCTAATTTATCACATATTCAGGTGACCTTTAATGGTAAGGTAGCTAGAATTGATACCAATTTATCAACTGAGGGATCACTGGTAGTGGGTGTTCCCGTGGTGATCACAGATTCTGATATCAACGAAGTTGATTCTGTTCAGGTCATGGTCAGTGTTCAGGGAGCCTTTCTTGGAGGCGTATACAGTGGCGTATTCAAGCTTGAACGGGCTGCTATTACCTGGGGTGAATATGGAACCGGTGACCCACATACTGTTGCCTGTGATGCGGATGAGAACACCTACATTGCCACAAATGAAAAATTGATCTTTAAAATTGATCCCGACGGGAATAAAACCGACTATGCTTCTGGTTTACCCAGTGTGACAACCGGCATGAAATTTGGACCTGGCGGATATTTGTATTATTCCAGAAATTATAAAAAGATATACAGAATTCCCCCAGGGGGCGGAGCAAAAGAGACCTATATGGCTTTCAGTGGGAAAGTCTATGACATAGATTTTGATCAAAATGGTAATCTTTTTGCCGCTGGTAAGGGTGACTCCATATTCTGCGTTACTGACAGTATCGATAGGGGTGTTGTTGGTTATGTTGATTATGAATTCACAGCCCTCAAGGTTTACAACGATTATGTATATGTTGCTGGAGAATATGTTGGCCTGGATGCCCAGGTTCCCGTGTGGGGCATTTGGCGGAATCCGATCACAAATGCTTCTGGTGATCTGGGAGCTTCAGAATTGGTCTTTGATTGGGCCGCCTACGTCGGTGAAGATGGTCCCGGGATAGAATCCATGGTCATATCAGCCTCAGGACAACTGTATGTAGGTGCCAAAGAACTCTACGGAGACAACGGCTATGAGGCTGGAAATGCGATCACGATTGTAGATCCTGCCAGCGGAAGTGCTGAGCCATTTTACACGGCTGTCTTATCCGTACCGGCCACCTATCTATGCTGGGGAAATTCAAAATACATCTATTGCTCACGCTACCTGGATAATCCTGATGCAGAAGGTGCTCCAGAGAGTGGAATCTTTAGAATTGCCCAACCTGAGTTTGGGGCAAGTTATTTTGGTCGAGAATTATAA
- a CDS encoding PorV/PorQ family protein translates to MIKTPISVLLVSLLLIPTIFAEDKLAQTGFQFLSVTSDARGAAMAGAMTTLPTQSSALYFNPAGLALMDKAVDITASQNQWIADIMHNAISVAIQPMGGRVGVIGFSALSVNYGDIQGASVWPIEAGGIETHIIQPSAITLGAGYAYRLSNRFSVGLQIKYAAQQLGKSVIEIDDSLSVKKNMTEATAYDFGTHFDTGYKGIAFGMSIRNFSNEIAYEEENFQLPLTFTMGLSTDLTNFMPQFSDQHAMLLSVDAVHPRSYPEHFNIGLEYTFMDLLSLRTGYLHSRDERDMTFGFGLEYFGIVLDYAYIPFGIFNDVQVITARFSY, encoded by the coding sequence ATGATTAAAACACCAATATCGGTACTACTTGTTAGCTTGCTGCTGATCCCCACGATCTTCGCAGAGGATAAGCTGGCTCAGACTGGATTTCAGTTCCTCAGTGTGACCAGTGATGCACGAGGAGCTGCCATGGCTGGGGCCATGACCACGTTGCCGACACAATCCAGTGCACTCTATTTCAATCCGGCTGGATTAGCTCTGATGGACAAAGCGGTTGATATTACAGCCAGCCAGAATCAATGGATCGCAGATATCATGCATAACGCCATCAGTGTTGCCATCCAACCCATGGGGGGGCGTGTTGGCGTTATTGGCTTTTCAGCCTTGAGTGTGAATTATGGTGATATCCAAGGTGCTTCAGTTTGGCCCATTGAAGCTGGCGGTATTGAAACTCATATTATTCAACCTTCAGCCATAACCCTGGGTGCAGGATACGCCTATCGTTTATCCAATCGCTTTTCTGTTGGACTCCAGATCAAATACGCCGCTCAGCAATTGGGCAAAAGCGTGATTGAAATTGATGATAGCCTGAGTGTGAAAAAGAATATGACTGAGGCGACAGCTTACGATTTTGGGACTCATTTTGACACTGGGTACAAAGGAATCGCGTTTGGAATGAGCATTCGTAATTTCTCAAACGAAATTGCGTATGAGGAAGAGAATTTTCAACTTCCCCTGACTTTCACCATGGGTCTTTCCACAGATCTAACCAATTTTATGCCGCAGTTCTCGGATCAGCACGCCATGCTTCTCAGCGTTGATGCTGTTCATCCCCGCTCATATCCGGAACATTTCAATATTGGACTGGAATACACCTTTATGGATCTCCTGAGTTTGAGAACGGGTTATCTACACAGCCGGGATGAACGTGATATGACCTTTGGGTTTGGTCTTGAGTATTTTGGAATAGTTCTGGACTATGCCTACATACCGTTTGGTATTTTTAATGATGTTCAGGTGATAACCGCTAGATTTTCATATTGA